One Deltaproteobacteria bacterium DNA window includes the following coding sequences:
- a CDS encoding MmgE/PrpD family protein has protein sequence MRTLKVRVSPSKEKLPKEKQLAWALAELASNNIKADPEAAEMVGNRIIDNASVAIAAINRKPVMAARQQALAHPRANGATLFGLTSDQTFECEWATWANNVAVRELDMHDTFLAADYSHPGDNIPALIATAQQTGKSGKDLTLGILTAYEIQMSLVRAICLHEFKKDHIAHLAPAIAGGLGTLLKLDTDTIFQAINQAVHLSFSTRQSRKGEISSWKAYAPAFAGKLAVEAVDRAMRGEKSPSPIYEGEESVIAWMLKGKDGAYTVTLPNVGESCRAILDSYTKEHSAEYQSQALIDLAFKLHHKKIDASKIKEIVIYTSHHTHYVIGTGSQDPQKFDPDASRETLDHSLMYIFAVALEDGFWHHEKSYNKERAHRPSTLELWKKIRTEESKEWTEAYHHSDPNQKKFGGEVILMMKDGSEIREKMGNANAHPNGAKPFRRPQYIHKFETLTEDIVADEEKNRFFKLVEQLPTLTTPQIKQLNVVLKPSLLQGAQRDTKGIF, from the coding sequence ATGCGAACACTCAAAGTCAGGGTATCTCCCTCAAAAGAAAAACTTCCGAAGGAAAAACAGTTGGCGTGGGCTTTGGCGGAATTGGCCTCGAACAATATAAAGGCCGACCCGGAAGCCGCGGAAATGGTGGGGAACCGGATCATTGATAATGCGAGCGTTGCGATTGCCGCCATCAACCGCAAACCCGTGATGGCCGCCAGACAACAGGCTCTCGCGCACCCGCGCGCAAATGGCGCCACACTTTTTGGACTCACCAGCGATCAAACTTTTGAATGCGAATGGGCCACTTGGGCAAACAATGTTGCGGTGCGCGAGCTCGACATGCACGACACTTTTTTAGCGGCCGACTACTCCCATCCGGGAGACAACATTCCCGCCTTGATTGCCACGGCGCAACAAACCGGAAAATCGGGAAAAGATTTGACGCTGGGAATTTTAACCGCTTATGAAATTCAGATGAGTCTTGTGCGCGCCATCTGTCTGCACGAATTTAAAAAAGATCATATCGCCCACTTGGCGCCCGCCATCGCCGGAGGATTGGGAACACTTTTGAAACTCGACACCGACACTATTTTTCAGGCGATCAATCAGGCGGTGCATCTTTCTTTTTCAACGCGTCAATCACGCAAAGGAGAAATTTCAAGTTGGAAAGCCTACGCTCCCGCCTTCGCCGGCAAACTAGCGGTGGAAGCGGTGGACCGGGCCATGCGTGGTGAAAAATCTCCATCCCCAATTTATGAAGGAGAAGAAAGTGTCATCGCGTGGATGTTGAAAGGAAAAGATGGGGCCTACACGGTGACACTGCCCAATGTGGGAGAATCCTGTCGCGCCATTCTCGATTCTTACACCAAAGAACATTCGGCCGAATACCAATCGCAGGCGTTGATTGACCTCGCTTTCAAATTGCATCACAAAAAAATCGATGCTTCGAAAATTAAAGAAATTGTGATCTACACAAGTCATCACACGCATTATGTTATTGGAACGGGGTCGCAAGACCCCCAAAAATTTGATCCCGATGCCAGCCGGGAAACTTTGGACCACAGCTTGATGTATATTTTTGCCGTCGCTTTAGAAGATGGTTTCTGGCACCATGAAAAAAGTTATAACAAAGAACGAGCCCACCGCCCTTCCACTCTGGAACTCTGGAAAAAAATTCGAACGGAAGAATCAAAAGAATGGACCGAGGCCTATCATCATTCAGACCCGAACCAGAAAAAATTTGGAGGAGAAGTTATTCTGATGATGAAAGATGGTTCCGAGATACGCGAGAAAATGGGAAACGCAAACGCCCACCCCAACGGGGCAAAACCTTTCAGGCGCCCTCAGTACATCCACAAATTTGAAACCCTCACAGAAGATATTGTTGCGGATGAAGAAAAAAACCGTTTTTTCAAACTGGTGGAACAACTTCCAACTTTGACCACTCCACAAATCAAACAACTCAATGTGGTGTTGAAACCTTCTCTTTTGCAAGGCGCACAAAGAGACACCAAGGGGATTTTTTAA
- the aroF gene encoding 3-deoxy-7-phosphoheptulonate synthase, protein MRPQMNFADFLKKKPFIIAGPCAVETSAQLLAVAKAVRDAGAHALRGGAFKPRTSPHSFQGLGEAGLKLLAKAREQTGLPIVTELLDTRDVMLVAEYTDMIQIGSRSSQNFPLLKEAAKTQKPILLKRGLAMTVEEWLAASEYILESGNNQIILCERGIRTFETATRHTLDLNVVPLLKEKTNLSVIVDPSHGTGKASLVPAMSKAALACGADGLLIEVHPNPSTALSDGQQSLDIPAFQKLMKELLT, encoded by the coding sequence ATGCGCCCGCAAATGAATTTCGCTGATTTTCTAAAAAAGAAACCTTTTATTATTGCTGGGCCTTGCGCTGTGGAGACTTCAGCTCAACTCCTCGCTGTGGCAAAAGCGGTGCGCGATGCCGGAGCACATGCGTTGAGAGGCGGTGCTTTCAAACCGCGCACGAGCCCGCACTCTTTTCAGGGATTGGGCGAGGCGGGATTAAAACTCCTCGCCAAAGCAAGAGAACAGACGGGCCTCCCCATCGTCACCGAACTTTTGGACACGCGGGATGTAATGCTCGTTGCAGAATATACCGACATGATTCAAATTGGTTCCAGAAGCTCGCAGAATTTTCCATTATTAAAAGAGGCGGCCAAAACGCAAAAACCGATTCTCCTTAAAAGAGGATTGGCAATGACAGTAGAAGAATGGCTCGCCGCCTCAGAATATATTTTGGAGAGCGGTAACAACCAGATTATTCTTTGCGAGCGCGGCATCAGAACGTTTGAAACCGCCACGCGCCACACACTCGATTTGAATGTCGTCCCCCTTTTAAAAGAAAAAACAAACCTTTCTGTTATTGTTGATCCTTCTCACGGGACCGGCAAAGCATCCCTCGTTCCGGCAATGTCTAAAGCCGCGTTGGCCTGCGGGGCAGATGGCCTCCTCATTGAAGTCCACCCCAATCCGTCCACCGCATTAAGCGATGGCCAGCAATCACTCGATATTCCCGCTTTTCAAAAGTTGATGAAAGAACTGTTGACTTAA
- the gap gene encoding type I glyceraldehyde-3-phosphate dehydrogenase produces MTIRIGINGFGRIGRIVLRKAMKNPDIECVGINDIVPLATLAHLFKYDSTHGRYQGTVQVAEKGLTIDGKTIPVFSSKEPSQIPWNEAKADIVLECSGRFTNKAGAGEHIKGGAKKVIISAPATDPDATFVFGVNHTSYNPEKDTVVSNASCTTNCLAPLAYVLHKNFCIEKGFMTTVHSYTNDQHILDAPHKDLRRARAGAINQIPTTTGAAKAVGLVLPELKGKLDGFSIRVPTANVSCTDLVVLVKKETTSDAVLKSLKEAANGELKNILGVETEELVSSDFIGDTRSSIVDGPCTKVMGNLVKVISWYDNETGFSCRMLDLAKYIGERKN; encoded by the coding sequence ATGACAATCCGCATTGGAATTAATGGTTTTGGACGCATCGGACGCATTGTTTTGCGCAAAGCCATGAAAAACCCCGACATAGAATGCGTCGGCATTAACGACATCGTCCCCCTTGCCACTCTCGCCCACCTTTTTAAATACGATTCCACGCACGGGCGTTATCAAGGGACCGTTCAGGTTGCCGAAAAGGGTTTGACGATTGACGGAAAAACAATCCCCGTTTTTAGTTCAAAAGAGCCGTCGCAAATTCCATGGAATGAAGCAAAGGCCGACATTGTTTTGGAATGCAGTGGGCGCTTCACCAATAAAGCCGGCGCAGGCGAACACATCAAAGGGGGCGCGAAAAAAGTAATTATCTCCGCCCCCGCCACCGACCCCGACGCCACATTTGTTTTCGGCGTCAACCACACCTCTTATAATCCCGAAAAAGACACGGTCGTTTCCAACGCGAGTTGCACCACCAATTGTTTGGCTCCGCTTGCTTATGTTCTGCACAAAAATTTCTGCATTGAAAAAGGTTTCATGACCACCGTTCACTCTTACACCAACGACCAACACATTTTGGATGCGCCTCACAAAGATTTGCGCCGCGCACGCGCAGGAGCCATCAATCAGATTCCCACAACCACCGGCGCCGCGAAAGCGGTGGGCTTAGTTCTTCCCGAATTAAAGGGAAAACTGGATGGTTTTTCCATCCGGGTTCCCACAGCAAATGTTTCCTGCACCGATCTGGTAGTCCTTGTGAAAAAAGAAACAACGTCCGATGCTGTTTTGAAATCTTTGAAAGAAGCGGCAAACGGTGAACTCAAAAATATTTTGGGAGTAGAGACGGAAGAACTGGTCTCCTCCGATTTTATTGGCGACACCCGTTCTTCCATTGTAGATGGCCCTTGCACAAAGGTGATGGGAAATCTTGTCAAAGTAATTTCGTGGTACGACAACGAAACAGGTTTTAGTTGCCGCATGCTGGATCTCGCCAAGTATATCGGAGAGAGGAAAAATTAA
- a CDS encoding phosphoglycerate kinase, with translation MPIKYIDEIQLTNKRVFIRVDFNVPLNAEDQVADDTRIKASLSTIQYALKHKAIIILASHLGRPQGERNAKYSLAPVAERLMELLELPSVIFPEDCIGDGIKKLSLEMKPGQVMMLENLRFHKEEEENDENFAKKLASLCDVYINDAFGTAHRAHASTVGMVKFAKEKGAGFLMKKEIEFLNKIVLNPAHPFVAILGGAKVSDKIDVLSNLLNKVDSLSIGGAMAYTFLAALGAKVGNSKIEKEKIFLAKKALERAKTKGIPILLPVDHMIAQSLDANAPTKITEGTDIPEGWMGVDIGPKTADLFSKSLEKAKTIFWNGPLGVYEIDKFAQGTYSVARATASMKGVKIVGGGDSVSAIIHAGLESKITHISTGGGASLEFIEGKKLPGLKALS, from the coding sequence ATGCCAATCAAATACATCGATGAAATTCAGTTGACCAACAAACGTGTTTTTATTCGCGTCGATTTCAATGTGCCGCTTAATGCTGAAGATCAAGTAGCTGACGACACACGCATCAAGGCATCCCTTTCTACCATCCAATACGCCCTCAAACACAAGGCGATTATCATTTTGGCCTCTCATCTGGGCAGACCCCAAGGGGAGCGCAACGCCAAATACTCTCTGGCGCCCGTGGCAGAGCGATTGATGGAACTTTTGGAACTTCCTTCTGTTATCTTTCCCGAAGATTGTATCGGAGACGGGATCAAGAAACTTTCTCTGGAAATGAAACCCGGGCAAGTCATGATGCTCGAAAATCTGCGTTTTCACAAAGAGGAAGAAGAAAACGACGAAAATTTCGCCAAAAAACTCGCCTCACTATGCGATGTCTATATTAATGATGCCTTTGGAACCGCCCACAGAGCTCATGCTTCCACCGTTGGCATGGTGAAATTCGCTAAAGAAAAAGGCGCCGGCTTCCTCATGAAAAAAGAGATCGAATTTTTGAACAAGATTGTGTTGAACCCCGCCCATCCTTTTGTGGCAATTCTTGGCGGCGCCAAAGTCTCCGACAAAATCGACGTTCTCTCAAATTTGCTTAATAAGGTGGATTCACTGTCGATTGGCGGGGCCATGGCCTATACTTTTCTGGCGGCCCTCGGCGCCAAGGTTGGAAATTCCAAAATTGAAAAAGAGAAAATTTTCCTCGCCAAAAAAGCGCTGGAGAGGGCAAAAACAAAAGGGATTCCCATTTTGTTGCCCGTAGACCACATGATTGCCCAAAGTCTGGACGCAAACGCCCCAACCAAAATTACCGAGGGAACCGACATTCCGGAAGGGTGGATGGGAGTTGATATCGGTCCCAAAACGGCGGACCTTTTCTCGAAATCTCTAGAAAAAGCTAAAACCATCTTTTGGAATGGTCCACTGGGCGTTTATGAAATTGATAAATTTGCGCAAGGGACTTATAGTGTCGCCCGCGCCACAGCCTCCATGAAGGGGGTTAAAATTGTCGGCGGGGGAGATTCTGTTTCGGC